The following is a genomic window from Acidimicrobium ferrooxidans DSM 10331.
AGACGATCGAGGCCAAGGAAGGCGTACTTCGCCAGCTCGCCAAGACCACTTCGCCACTGGCGACGAGGCAGTGTCGCCAGCACATCGAGGTCGGCGACGACTCGTCGCGGCTGCCAGAAGGCGCCGACGAGATTTTTACCGGCACGCAGGTTGACCGCGGTCTTGCCGCCGATGGCCGCGTCGACCATACCAAGGAGTGAGGTCGGCACCGCGACGAAGTCGATGCCACGGTGGTAGGTGGCGGCAACGAAACCCGCCAGGTCGGTGACCACCCCTCCACCGATGGCGATGAGGCCATCTCCCCGAGTGGCCCCGGCGCTGGCGAGCTCCTCAGCCACCCGCTCCACCACCGCGAGCCGCTTGGCGCGCTCGCCATTGGGAACCTCAATGACAGGCCAGGGCCATGACGCAGGGAGGGGAATCGCGGCTTGGGTCACCACGAAGGCCTGGCGCCAGTCCTCCGGGACGATCTCGCGAGAGTCCTGGAGGATGCCGCTCCCGACCGTGATGGCCACCTCGTGCTGTGGCGTTCGCATCGAGAACCGGCGGGTCGCACGGCCTCGCGCTGCCCACGCTGATCGGAGTGCGCTCGGAGGACCTTGCACCATCAGCGCTCCAGCGCACCGTCGCGCCACGGTAGCGCCGCCTCGTGTGCGAGATAGCTCTCGGCGTTGCGGCGAAACTCGGCGATGGAGTCCCCGCCAAACTTTCTCAGGGCTTCGTCCGCGAGCACCAAGGCCACCATCGCCTCGGCAACCACGCCCA
Proteins encoded in this region:
- a CDS encoding 3-dehydroquinate synthase codes for the protein MRTPQHEVAITVGSGILQDSREIVPEDWRQAFVVTQAAIPLPASWPWPVIEVPNGERAKRLAVVERVAEELASAGATRGDGLIAIGGGVVTDLAGFVAATYHRGIDFVAVPTSLLGMVDAAIGGKTAVNLRAGKNLVGAFWQPRRVVADLDVLATLPRRQWRSGLGELAKYAFLGLDRLVELPLDEAVAEAAQAKARVVERDEREHGERALLNYGHTVGHAIEAAALARRRPLSHGEAVAIGLVVEAIVAERLGRITRDRVIQHVEVVARLGLAHRVPPWIGAAEVMVFLAADKKHRGSLAMVLDGPSGLELVHGVPEAVIVAAIDEARA